In Nocardioides faecalis, the following proteins share a genomic window:
- a CDS encoding rhodanese-like domain-containing protein → MIPSVEIDAVPDPIPADLVVLDVREDDEWAAAHIEGAVHIPLMELPARLGEFVELEADQTLVVCKAGGRSARAVAYLTQQGYDAVNLVDGMMGWERAGRPMVADTGQPPQVI, encoded by the coding sequence ATGATCCCTTCGGTCGAGATCGACGCCGTCCCGGACCCGATCCCTGCGGACCTGGTGGTCCTCGACGTGCGCGAGGACGACGAGTGGGCCGCGGCCCACATCGAGGGCGCGGTGCACATCCCGCTGATGGAGCTGCCCGCCCGCCTCGGCGAGTTCGTCGAGCTCGAGGCCGACCAGACGCTGGTCGTGTGCAAGGCCGGTGGCCGCTCCGCGCGTGCGGTCGCCTACCTCACCCAGCAGGGGTACGACGCCGTGAACCTCGTCGACGGGATGATGGGCTGGGAGCGGGCCGGCCGGCCGATGGTCGCCGACACCGGCCAGCCGCCCCAGGTCATCTGA
- the aat gene encoding leucyl/phenylalanyl-tRNA--protein transferase, which yields MPVEPPPSPWAFPTREDLAALPALGRDGLFDDLEEEIDGPEGPDALDDGTQDASDLIGVGADLAPGTLLAAYRTGLFPMPEGRRSIGWWSPARRGVLHLEELRVSRSLRRSARDFEIRIDTAFDAVVAACGDPRRPHGWIDSRIAQAYGDLHRLGWAHSVETWRDGQLVGGLYGVGIGGLFAGESMFHHMRDASKVALLALVEGLRADPAGAAGRRLIDVQWATPHLCSLGVREISRADYVTRLPALLAAPEAEIWGG from the coding sequence GTGCCCGTCGAGCCGCCGCCCAGCCCGTGGGCATTTCCGACCCGGGAGGACCTGGCCGCGCTGCCTGCCCTGGGCCGCGACGGCCTCTTCGACGACCTCGAGGAGGAGATCGACGGCCCTGAGGGCCCCGACGCGCTCGACGACGGCACCCAGGACGCCAGCGACCTGATCGGGGTCGGCGCCGACCTCGCTCCGGGCACCCTGCTGGCGGCGTACCGCACCGGGCTGTTCCCGATGCCCGAGGGACGCCGCTCGATCGGCTGGTGGAGCCCCGCGCGGCGCGGGGTGCTGCACCTCGAGGAGCTGCGGGTCTCCCGCTCGCTGCGCCGCTCCGCGCGGGACTTCGAGATCCGCATCGACACCGCCTTCGACGCCGTCGTGGCCGCCTGCGGCGACCCGCGCCGCCCGCACGGCTGGATCGACTCCCGGATCGCCCAGGCGTACGGCGACCTGCACCGGCTCGGCTGGGCGCACTCGGTGGAGACGTGGCGCGACGGCCAGCTGGTGGGTGGCCTGTACGGCGTCGGCATCGGCGGGCTGTTCGCGGGGGAGTCGATGTTCCACCACATGCGCGACGCCTCGAAGGTGGCGCTGCTGGCTCTCGTCGAAGGGCTGCGCGCGGACCCCGCGGGTGCGGCCGGGCGCCGGCTGATCGACGTGCAGTGGGCCACCCCGCACCTGTGCAGCCTGGGGGTGCGGGAGATCTCGCGCGCCGACTACGTGACCCGGCTGCCGGCGCTCCTCGCCGCGCCGGAGGCTGAGATCTGGGGCGGTTGA
- a CDS encoding EcsC family protein, giving the protein MAGSRKLSGLRRGLVGQAARQLAPKVTQAAPGLTHSFVREALHRAIAGIGPLAPAAQAAEAQLREQRHDVDRAVRELIQNHTAYASAEGLTTNLGGLVTAAFVAPASITGLALIQCRMVAGIAHLRGYDLADPRVRNAVLVTLLGDEGVRKLVKDKKLPAPPMAIATAPAHDPTLDRHVSSLLAGELIARVVGKRAVTTVGKRVPLVGGAVGAVSDGWATWRVGRYADAELLPLARR; this is encoded by the coding sequence ATGGCAGGCTCACGCAAGCTCTCCGGCCTCCGCCGGGGCCTGGTGGGGCAGGCGGCGCGGCAGCTGGCGCCGAAGGTCACCCAGGCCGCGCCGGGGCTCACCCACTCCTTCGTCCGCGAGGCGCTGCACCGGGCCATCGCCGGCATCGGGCCGCTCGCCCCGGCCGCCCAGGCCGCCGAGGCGCAGCTGCGCGAGCAGCGCCACGACGTCGACCGAGCGGTGCGCGAGCTGATCCAGAACCACACCGCCTACGCGAGCGCCGAGGGGTTGACCACCAACCTCGGTGGGCTGGTCACCGCCGCCTTCGTCGCGCCGGCCAGCATCACCGGGCTCGCGCTCATCCAGTGCCGGATGGTGGCCGGGATCGCGCACCTGCGCGGCTACGACCTCGCCGACCCGCGGGTGCGCAACGCCGTCCTGGTCACCCTGCTGGGAGACGAGGGGGTCCGCAAGCTGGTCAAGGACAAGAAGCTGCCCGCGCCGCCGATGGCCATCGCCACCGCCCCGGCGCACGATCCCACCCTGGACCGCCACGTGTCGTCGCTGCTGGCCGGCGAGCTCATCGCCCGGGTGGTCGGCAAGCGGGCCGTGACCACCGTGGGCAAGCGGGTGCCGCTCGTCGGCGGCGCGGTCGGCGCGGTGTCCGACGGCTGGGCCACCTGGCGGGTCGGCCGCTACGCCGACGCCGAGCTGCTGCCCTTGGCGCGGCGGTAG
- a CDS encoding hydroxymethylglutaryl-CoA lyase, which translates to MTDQPAQTHQTQTQTQTQTQTQTQTDTEPATTAPRSLPMVVPQPGPPERVTIYEVGPRDGLQNEKALVPVEVKAEFVRRLLAAGLPVVEATSFVHPKWVPQLADAAELMSTLVADLGDLARNLPVLVPNERGLDRAVALDLRHVAVFASATETFAARNLNRTLETQLDMFAPTVARALEAGMDVRGYVSMCFGDPWEGPVPLQQVVAVGTRLLDLGVGQLSLGDTIGVATPGHVQALVAAFTAAGVPLDRLALHFHDTYGQALANVHAGLAAGVTTYDASAGGLGGCPYARSATGNLATEDLVWFLTGLGIEHGVDLDAVVATSDWMAEQLGRPSPSAVVRALLDGAAE; encoded by the coding sequence ATGACCGACCAGCCCGCCCAGACCCATCAGACCCAGACCCAGACCCAGACCCAGACCCAGACCCAGACGCAGACCGACACCGAGCCCGCCACCACGGCCCCCCGCAGCCTGCCGATGGTGGTGCCGCAGCCGGGGCCGCCGGAGCGGGTGACGATCTACGAGGTCGGGCCCCGCGACGGGCTGCAGAACGAGAAGGCGCTCGTGCCGGTCGAGGTGAAGGCGGAGTTCGTGCGCCGGCTGCTGGCCGCCGGGCTGCCGGTGGTGGAGGCCACCAGCTTCGTGCACCCCAAGTGGGTGCCACAGCTGGCCGACGCCGCGGAGCTGATGAGCACCCTGGTGGCCGACCTGGGCGACCTCGCGCGGAACCTGCCGGTGCTGGTGCCCAACGAGCGCGGCCTGGACCGCGCGGTGGCCCTCGACCTGCGCCACGTCGCGGTGTTCGCCTCAGCCACCGAGACGTTCGCGGCACGCAACCTCAACCGCACCCTCGAGACGCAGCTCGACATGTTCGCGCCCACCGTCGCCCGGGCGCTGGAGGCGGGCATGGACGTGCGCGGCTACGTGTCGATGTGCTTCGGCGACCCCTGGGAGGGCCCGGTACCGCTGCAGCAGGTCGTCGCGGTCGGCACCCGGCTGCTGGACCTCGGGGTCGGCCAGCTCAGCCTCGGCGACACGATCGGCGTGGCCACGCCCGGGCACGTGCAGGCGCTGGTCGCGGCGTTCACCGCCGCCGGCGTGCCCCTCGACCGGCTCGCCCTGCACTTCCACGACACCTACGGTCAGGCGCTGGCCAACGTGCACGCCGGGCTCGCCGCCGGCGTCACCACGTACGACGCCTCGGCCGGCGGTCTCGGCGGCTGCCCCTACGCCAGGAGCGCCACCGGGAACCTGGCCACGGAGGACCTGGTGTGGTTCCTGACCGGCCTGGGCATCGAGCACGGCGTGGACCTCGACGCGGTCGTGGCCACCAGCGACTGGATGGCCGAGCAGCTGGGTCGGCCGAGCCCGTCGGCGGTGGTGCGGGCACTCCTTGACGGGGCCGCTGAGTGA
- a CDS encoding acetyl/propionyl/methylcrotonyl-CoA carboxylase subunit alpha, translated as MASELPSITTLLVANRGEIALRVMRTAARLGIRTVAIHTDLDADAPHVRAADTAEPVASYLDVAAVVDAARRAGADAVHPGYGFLSERAAFADALAEAGITLVGPSPDVMELMGRKDAAREVALAAGVPVVPSYPLAEDGQVGEDGEVVDIDFPVLVKAAAGGGGKGMRVVRSAGEMTEAVAAARREALGAFGDDTMLVEKYVERGRHIEVQVLGDTHGTVLHLGERDCSTQRRHQKVLEEAPAPTLDDATRKEILAAGVELAAHVGYTGAGTVEFLLDEDSGEFYFLEMNTRLQVEHPVTEAITGLDLVELQLRVAAGDPVGLSQDDVTFTGHAIEARVYAEDSFAGFLPQAGTATHVVWPDGVRVDHALEPGQVVSTAYDPMLGKVIAHGADREEARDELLTALDATAIFGLTTNTGFLRALVSSEEFAEAAIDTAWLDRHEVPAPGDEAARALAGILLRRDLDATAPGPWRPDGFRIAGEPGPLLQHGRDLSHHGWSAVGEADLHAPGVQRVGSLRHGEGLVLRERHRTEVVWHGQRFVLSEPDRTRSGAAAGDGAVTAPMPGTVLDVRVAVGDAVTEGQVLGVLEAMKMELALKAPYDGVLAAVDATPGAQVPLGAPLFSVDPTPSAEL; from the coding sequence ATGGCCAGCGAACTGCCCTCGATCACCACCCTGCTCGTCGCCAACCGCGGCGAGATCGCGCTGCGGGTGATGCGCACCGCCGCCCGGCTCGGGATCCGTACCGTCGCGATCCACACCGACCTCGACGCTGACGCACCGCACGTGCGCGCCGCGGACACCGCCGAGCCGGTGGCCTCCTACCTCGACGTCGCCGCGGTGGTCGACGCCGCGCGGCGGGCCGGCGCCGACGCGGTGCACCCCGGCTACGGCTTCCTCTCCGAGCGGGCCGCCTTCGCCGACGCGCTGGCCGAGGCCGGGATCACCCTGGTCGGGCCCAGCCCGGACGTGATGGAGCTGATGGGCCGCAAGGACGCCGCCCGCGAGGTGGCGCTCGCCGCCGGCGTGCCGGTCGTGCCGTCGTACCCGCTGGCCGAGGACGGCCAGGTCGGAGAGGACGGCGAGGTCGTCGACATCGACTTCCCGGTGCTGGTCAAGGCCGCCGCCGGCGGTGGCGGCAAGGGCATGCGGGTGGTCCGCTCCGCCGGCGAGATGACCGAGGCGGTGGCCGCCGCGCGGCGCGAGGCGCTGGGGGCGTTCGGCGACGACACCATGCTGGTGGAGAAGTACGTCGAGCGGGGGCGCCACATCGAGGTGCAGGTCCTCGGCGACACCCACGGCACCGTGCTGCACCTGGGCGAGCGGGACTGCTCCACCCAGCGCCGGCACCAGAAGGTGCTGGAGGAGGCGCCCGCGCCGACCCTGGACGACGCCACCCGCAAGGAGATCCTCGCCGCGGGCGTCGAGCTGGCCGCGCACGTGGGCTACACCGGCGCCGGCACCGTGGAGTTCCTGCTGGACGAGGACTCAGGCGAGTTCTACTTCCTGGAGATGAACACCCGGCTGCAGGTCGAGCACCCGGTCACCGAGGCGATCACCGGCCTGGACCTGGTCGAGCTGCAGCTGCGGGTCGCTGCCGGGGATCCGGTGGGCCTGAGCCAGGACGACGTCACCTTCACCGGCCACGCCATCGAGGCGCGGGTCTACGCCGAGGACTCCTTCGCCGGCTTCCTGCCCCAGGCCGGCACCGCCACCCACGTGGTGTGGCCCGACGGCGTCCGGGTCGACCACGCGCTCGAGCCCGGGCAGGTGGTCTCCACCGCCTACGACCCGATGCTGGGCAAGGTGATCGCGCACGGCGCCGACCGCGAGGAGGCCCGCGACGAGCTGCTCACCGCCCTCGACGCCACCGCGATCTTCGGGCTCACCACCAACACCGGGTTCCTGCGCGCGCTGGTGTCCTCCGAGGAGTTCGCGGAGGCGGCCATCGACACCGCCTGGCTGGACCGCCACGAGGTGCCGGCACCCGGCGACGAGGCGGCCCGGGCGCTGGCCGGGATCCTGCTGCGCCGCGACCTGGACGCCACCGCGCCCGGACCCTGGCGGCCCGACGGCTTCCGCATCGCCGGCGAGCCCGGCCCGCTGCTGCAGCACGGCCGCGACCTGTCGCACCACGGTTGGTCGGCGGTCGGCGAGGCGGATCTGCACGCCCCCGGGGTGCAGCGGGTCGGCTCCCTGCGCCACGGCGAGGGCCTCGTGCTGCGCGAGCGGCACCGCACCGAGGTGGTCTGGCACGGGCAGCGGTTCGTGCTCTCCGAGCCCGACCGCACCCGTTCCGGCGCCGCGGCCGGCGACGGTGCGGTGACGGCCCCGATGCCCGGCACCGTGCTCGACGTACGGGTCGCCGTCGGCGACGCCGTCACCGAGGGCCAGGTGCTCGGCGTGCTGGAGGCGATGAAGATGGAGCTGGCGCTGAAGGCGCCGTACGACGGCGTCCTCGCCGCCGTCGACGCCACCCCCGGGGCGCAGGTGCCGCTCGGCGCCCCCCTGTTCTCCGTCGACCCCACCCCGAGCGCCGAGTTGTGA
- a CDS encoding acyl-CoA carboxylase subunit beta yields MAENSEPTLAELTDELRRRLARVRQGGSESARAKHTGRGKLLARERIDRLLDPGSPFLEIAPLAAYGMYGKPGTEESQVHAVPSAGVVAGIGVVQGRHCMVVANDATVKGGTYYPMTVKKHLRAQTIAAEHRLPCVYLVDSGGAFLPMQDDVFPDREHFGRIFFNQANMSARGIPQLAAVMGSCTAGGAYVPAMSDETVIVREQGTIFLGGPPLVKAATGEVVSAEELGGGDVHARRSGVVDHLAEDDDHALAILRDIVDTLPAPTDPLDPAARAAVEEPLEAPDTLLDVVPASSRTPYDVREVIRRIVDGSRFSEFKQLYGETLVCAFARIHGHQVGIVANNGILFSESSLKGAHFVELCNARGIPLLFLQNISGFMVGREYENGGIARDGAKLVTAVACSVVPKLTVVIGGSFGAGNYGMCGRAYDPRFLWMWPNAKISVMGGEQAANVLATVAGLEDSPEAEAFKAPIRAQYDEQGSAYYASARLWDDGIIDPADTRRVVGMALELAAATPPTRPGPEPSYGIFRM; encoded by the coding sequence GTGGCCGAGAACAGCGAACCCACCCTCGCCGAGCTGACCGACGAGCTGCGCCGACGGCTCGCCCGGGTCCGCCAGGGCGGCAGCGAGAGCGCCCGCGCCAAGCACACCGGCCGCGGCAAGCTGCTCGCCCGCGAGCGCATCGACCGCCTCCTCGACCCCGGCAGCCCGTTCCTGGAGATCGCGCCGCTGGCGGCGTACGGCATGTACGGCAAGCCCGGCACCGAGGAGTCGCAGGTGCACGCGGTGCCCTCGGCCGGTGTCGTTGCCGGCATCGGCGTGGTGCAGGGCCGGCACTGCATGGTGGTCGCCAACGACGCCACCGTGAAGGGCGGCACCTACTACCCGATGACGGTCAAGAAGCACCTGCGGGCGCAGACGATCGCCGCGGAGCACCGGCTGCCGTGCGTCTACCTCGTCGACTCCGGCGGCGCGTTCCTGCCGATGCAGGACGACGTCTTCCCCGACCGCGAGCACTTCGGCCGGATCTTCTTCAACCAGGCCAACATGTCCGCCCGCGGGATCCCGCAGCTGGCCGCGGTGATGGGCTCGTGCACCGCCGGCGGCGCCTACGTGCCGGCGATGTCGGACGAGACCGTCATCGTCCGCGAGCAGGGCACCATCTTCCTCGGCGGCCCGCCGCTGGTGAAGGCCGCGACCGGCGAGGTGGTGAGTGCCGAGGAGCTCGGCGGCGGCGACGTGCACGCCCGGCGCTCCGGCGTCGTGGACCACCTCGCCGAGGACGACGACCACGCGCTGGCGATCCTGCGCGACATCGTCGACACCCTGCCCGCGCCCACCGACCCGCTCGACCCCGCCGCCCGCGCGGCCGTCGAGGAGCCGCTGGAGGCACCTGACACGCTGCTCGACGTGGTGCCGGCCAGCTCGCGCACGCCGTACGACGTGCGCGAGGTGATCCGCCGCATCGTCGACGGCAGCCGGTTCAGCGAGTTCAAGCAGCTCTACGGCGAGACGCTGGTGTGCGCCTTCGCCCGCATCCACGGCCACCAGGTCGGCATCGTGGCCAACAACGGCATCCTGTTCTCGGAGTCCTCGCTCAAGGGCGCGCACTTCGTGGAGCTGTGCAACGCCCGCGGCATCCCGCTGCTGTTCCTGCAGAACATCTCCGGGTTCATGGTCGGGCGCGAGTACGAGAACGGCGGCATCGCCCGCGACGGCGCCAAGCTGGTCACCGCCGTGGCCTGCTCGGTGGTGCCGAAGCTGACCGTGGTGATCGGCGGCTCCTTCGGTGCCGGCAATTACGGCATGTGTGGGCGCGCCTACGACCCCCGCTTCCTGTGGATGTGGCCCAACGCCAAGATCTCGGTGATGGGCGGCGAGCAGGCCGCCAACGTGCTGGCCACCGTCGCCGGCCTCGAGGACTCACCCGAGGCCGAGGCGTTCAAGGCCCCCATCCGCGCCCAGTACGACGAGCAGGGCTCGGCCTACTACGCCTCCGCCCGGCTGTGGGACGACGGCATCATCGACCCCGCGGACACCCGTCGCGTGGTCGGCATGGCCCTCGAGCTCGCCGCCGCCACCCCACCCACCCGACCCGGCCCCGAGCCGTCGTACGGCATCTTCCGGATGTGA
- a CDS encoding TetR/AcrR family transcriptional regulator, whose product MTESPASAPSRREQILATAAELFAARGFHGVSVADLGAACGISGPALYKHFPSKQAMLAEMLTSISERLLAVGRQRVAAGAGDPAAALRGLVDWHVEFALSHRPLIVVQDRDWESLPAEARDAVRLLQREYVALWAEQLQLLRGDLDTPSARAAAQAAFGLLNSTPRAGHDIPDDRLRELLASMALAALGVTGS is encoded by the coding sequence GTGACCGAGTCCCCGGCGAGCGCGCCCAGCCGGCGCGAGCAGATCCTGGCCACCGCAGCCGAGCTGTTCGCGGCCCGCGGCTTCCACGGCGTCTCGGTCGCCGACCTCGGCGCCGCCTGCGGCATCTCCGGGCCCGCGCTCTACAAGCACTTCCCCTCCAAGCAGGCGATGCTCGCCGAGATGCTGACCTCGATCAGCGAGCGGCTGCTCGCCGTCGGGCGGCAGCGGGTGGCCGCCGGCGCCGGGGACCCGGCCGCGGCGCTGCGCGGGCTGGTGGACTGGCACGTCGAGTTCGCGCTCTCCCACCGGCCGTTGATCGTCGTGCAGGACCGCGACTGGGAGTCGCTGCCCGCCGAGGCCCGCGACGCCGTACGCCTGTTGCAGCGCGAGTACGTCGCCCTGTGGGCCGAGCAGCTGCAGCTGCTGCGCGGCGACCTGGACACTCCGTCCGCCCGGGCCGCGGCGCAGGCGGCCTTCGGGCTGCTCAACTCCACCCCGCGCGCCGGGCACGACATCCCCGACGACCGGCTCCGCGAGCTGCTCGCCTCGATGGCGCTGGCGGCGCTGGGCGTGACGGGGTCCTGA
- a CDS encoding acyl-CoA dehydrogenase family protein: protein MAAETHEVFNQVPPLLGHDTAADPALLEGVAREGAAWALPEIHDVGRLAGTAEAIEWGRLAERTPPVLYTHDRYGRRLDEVEYTASYHRLMETAVSHGIHAAPWADDRPGAHVARAAKFYAWNVDAGHGCPISMTYAVIPALRANPELASRFEPLLTNRAYDPGLRDPETKAGLIAGMSMTEKQGGSDVRANTTTATPLPGEPGTYRLVGHKWFTSAPMSDLFLTLAQAPGGLSCFLLPRVLPGGERNGIRFQRLKDKLGNRSNASSEIEYHDAIGYLVGEEGRGVRTIVEMVNQTRLDCVIGSASGMRSALVQATHHAQHRSAFGKRLIEAPLMRNVLADLALESEAATTAMLRLSGANDRAVHGDGAEAAVRRLALAATKYYVCKRGPAVAAEALECLGGNGYIEDFDLARIYRELPLLSIWEGSGNVAALDALRAIGREPQTLDAFFAEAELAAGADVRYDDALAELKKELTDVADLEVRARRVVEQIAVVFQAGLLLRHAPSAVADAFCATRLSRDWGSAFGTLPAGVDLEVILQRASPGF, encoded by the coding sequence ATGGCTGCCGAGACCCACGAGGTGTTCAACCAGGTGCCGCCGCTGCTCGGCCACGACACCGCCGCGGACCCGGCACTGCTCGAGGGCGTCGCGCGCGAGGGCGCGGCCTGGGCGCTGCCCGAGATCCACGACGTCGGCCGCCTCGCCGGCACCGCCGAGGCGATCGAGTGGGGCCGCCTCGCCGAGCGCACCCCGCCGGTGCTGTACACCCACGACCGCTACGGCCGGCGCCTCGACGAGGTGGAGTACACCGCGTCGTACCACCGGTTGATGGAGACCGCGGTGAGCCACGGCATCCACGCCGCGCCGTGGGCCGACGACCGGCCCGGCGCCCACGTCGCCCGCGCGGCGAAGTTCTACGCCTGGAACGTCGACGCCGGGCACGGCTGCCCGATCTCGATGACGTACGCCGTCATCCCCGCGCTGCGTGCGAACCCGGAGCTGGCGTCGCGGTTCGAGCCGCTGCTGACCAACCGGGCCTACGACCCCGGCCTGCGCGACCCGGAGACCAAGGCAGGGCTCATCGCCGGCATGTCGATGACCGAGAAGCAGGGCGGCTCCGACGTCCGCGCCAACACCACCACCGCCACCCCGCTGCCCGGGGAGCCGGGCACCTACCGACTCGTCGGGCACAAGTGGTTCACCTCCGCGCCGATGTCGGACCTGTTCCTCACCCTCGCCCAGGCGCCCGGCGGGCTGTCCTGCTTCCTGCTGCCCCGGGTGCTGCCCGGCGGGGAGCGCAACGGGATCCGGTTCCAGCGGCTCAAGGACAAGCTGGGCAACCGGTCGAACGCGTCCTCGGAGATCGAGTACCACGACGCGATCGGCTACCTCGTCGGCGAGGAGGGCCGCGGGGTGCGGACCATCGTGGAGATGGTCAACCAGACCCGGCTCGACTGCGTGATCGGCAGCGCCTCGGGCATGCGCTCCGCGCTCGTCCAGGCCACCCACCACGCCCAGCACCGCTCCGCCTTCGGCAAGCGCCTGATCGAGGCGCCCCTGATGCGCAACGTGCTGGCCGACCTGGCTCTGGAGTCCGAGGCCGCGACCACGGCGATGCTGCGGCTCAGCGGCGCCAACGACCGGGCCGTGCACGGCGACGGCGCCGAGGCCGCCGTACGACGTCTCGCGCTGGCCGCGACGAAGTACTACGTGTGCAAGCGGGGGCCGGCGGTGGCCGCCGAGGCGCTGGAGTGCCTGGGCGGCAACGGCTACATCGAGGACTTCGACCTGGCCCGGATCTACCGCGAGCTGCCGCTGCTGTCGATCTGGGAGGGCTCCGGCAACGTCGCCGCCCTGGACGCGTTGCGGGCGATCGGCCGGGAGCCGCAGACCCTGGACGCGTTCTTCGCCGAGGCCGAGCTCGCCGCCGGCGCCGATGTCCGGTACGACGACGCGCTGGCCGAGCTCAAGAAGGAGCTGACCGACGTCGCGGACCTCGAGGTGCGCGCACGGCGGGTCGTGGAGCAGATCGCGGTCGTCTTCCAGGCCGGGCTGCTGCTGCGCCACGCCCCCTCGGCCGTGGCCGACGCCTTCTGCGCCACCCGGCTCTCCCGGGACTGGGGCAGCGCGTTCGGCACCCTGCCCGCCGGGGTGGACCTCGAGGTGATCCTGCAGCGCGCGTCCCCCGGCTTCTGA
- a CDS encoding PaaX family transcriptional regulator C-terminal domain-containing protein yields the protein MPEPTPLSARSVVLSLLLGSHPDRMSAAALVRAAAHFAVPAPTARVALTRAVAAGDLRREDGDYLLGERLAARQRRQDEAVLDAEREWDGTWEVAVVVVTGRPGAERAALRDRLASYRLAELREGVWLRPANLRRPRGYADDPVLATALATPDADPRTLAAGLWDLTGWAATGRDLLAHLAARHDPALRLAAAAALVRHLATDPLLPRALLPADWPAQQMREAYAAYQDELRALAIGR from the coding sequence GTGCCGGAACCGACCCCGCTGTCCGCGCGCTCGGTGGTGCTCAGCCTGCTGCTGGGCTCCCACCCGGACCGGATGAGCGCCGCGGCGCTGGTCCGCGCCGCGGCCCACTTCGCGGTCCCGGCCCCCACCGCCCGGGTCGCGCTCACCCGCGCGGTGGCCGCCGGCGACCTGCGCCGCGAGGACGGCGACTACCTGCTCGGCGAGCGCCTCGCCGCCCGGCAGCGTCGCCAGGACGAGGCGGTGCTCGACGCGGAGCGGGAGTGGGACGGCACCTGGGAGGTCGCGGTCGTCGTGGTCACCGGGCGCCCCGGAGCGGAACGGGCGGCGCTGCGGGACCGGCTGGCCTCCTACCGGCTCGCGGAGCTGCGCGAAGGCGTGTGGCTGCGCCCGGCCAACCTGCGCCGCCCGCGCGGCTACGCCGACGACCCGGTGCTCGCCACGGCGCTGGCCACCCCCGACGCCGACCCGCGCACCCTCGCCGCCGGGCTGTGGGACCTCACCGGCTGGGCCGCCACCGGCCGCGACCTGCTCGCCCACCTCGCCGCCCGGCACGACCCGGCGCTGCGCCTGGCCGCGGCGGCCGCCCTGGTCCGGCACCTGGCCACCGACCCGCTGCTGCCACGCGCGCTGCTGCCCGCGGACTGGCCGGCGCAGCAGATGCGGGAGGCGTACGCCGCCTACCAGGACGAGCTGCGGGCGCTGGCCATCGGACGCTGA
- a CDS encoding SWIM zinc finger family protein, producing the protein MRTTYARLAAPRRGVRTWWGKAWLRAVEEAAYSEAELKPGKAAARRGDVGGITVDSGTLLAAVRDGDDAWTVEVVVPVLDDDARRALVEVVAAESGRIADLLAGDLPHDLVEHLEEVGVELLPYGAELAATCTCAHYLDPCPHAVAVLVQTGWLVEEDPLVLMAVRGLDREALLGELHARTLPAGRPDLEPDLGPDPDLAPGPADLADDVEIAVDAALRARALLEDLADLEDLDAGDAGDAGDAGDAGDG; encoded by the coding sequence ATGCGCACCACCTATGCCCGCCTGGCCGCGCCGCGGCGCGGCGTACGCACCTGGTGGGGCAAGGCCTGGCTGCGGGCGGTGGAGGAGGCGGCCTACTCCGAGGCCGAGCTGAAGCCCGGCAAGGCCGCTGCGCGCCGCGGCGACGTCGGCGGCATCACCGTCGACAGTGGCACCCTGCTCGCCGCGGTCCGCGACGGCGACGACGCCTGGACCGTCGAGGTGGTGGTCCCGGTCCTCGACGACGACGCCCGCCGCGCCCTGGTGGAGGTGGTCGCCGCGGAGTCCGGGCGGATCGCCGACCTGCTCGCGGGGGACCTGCCGCACGACCTCGTGGAGCACCTCGAGGAGGTCGGTGTCGAGCTGCTGCCGTACGGCGCCGAGCTGGCCGCGACCTGCACCTGCGCGCACTACCTCGACCCCTGCCCGCACGCCGTCGCCGTATTGGTGCAGACCGGCTGGCTGGTGGAGGAGGACCCATTGGTCCTGATGGCGGTGCGCGGCCTGGACCGCGAGGCGCTGCTCGGCGAGCTGCACGCCCGGACCCTGCCCGCCGGCCGGCCCGACCTCGAACCAGACCTGGGCCCGGACCCGGATCTCGCGCCGGGGCCGGCGGACCTCGCCGACGACGTCGAGATCGCGGTGGACGCCGCCCTGCGCGCCCGCGCGCTGCTCGAGGACCTCGCGGACCTGGAGGACCTCGACGCCGGGGACGCCGGGGACGCCGGGGACGCCGGGGACGCCGGGGACGGCTGA